DNA from Pseudomonas putida:
ATCCGGACATCCACCTCAAGCACCTCAAGCCCCTGCCGGCCGCCGACGAGATCGTCGACAAGTGCATCGAGTGCGGCTTCTGCGAACCTGTGTGCCCGTCCAAGGGACTAACCCTGAGCCCACGCCAGCGCATCGTCATGTGGCGTGATATCCAGGCCAAGAAGCGCGCCGGTATCGATATTCGCGAACTGTTGAAAACCTACCAGTACCAGGGCATAGACACCTGCGCCGCCACGGGTCTGTGCGCCCAGCGCTGCCCAGTGGGCATCAACACCGGCGAGCTGGTGAAAAAGCTGCGCGGCCAGGCCGCCGAGCACGGCAAGGCGGCCGACTGGCTCGCCGAGCATTTCACCACTGCCCTGCGCGGCACCCGCCTCACCCTGGCCGCCGCCAACGGTGCACGCAAACTGCTGGGTGCCCCGCGCCTGGGCCGCTTGAGCGCCTCCCTGCGCAAGGCCAGCCATGGTCGGCTGCCCCAGTGGCCCCCCGCCATGCCCCAGCCGGTACGCGCCATCGACATCGGCCCGGCGAGCAACGACGCACGGCCACGGGTGGTGTACCTGGCCGCTTGTGTCTCGCGGGTGATGGGCCCGGCAGTTGGGGATCGGGAACAAAGCTCGCTGCTGGACAAGACGCGCACCCTGCTGGAAAAAGCCGGCTACCAGGTGGTGTTCCCCGAGAACGCCGACAGCCTGTGCTGCGGCCAGCCGTTCGCCTCAAAAGGCTATGCAGAGCAGGCCGAGCACAAGCGCCAGGAGCTGATCAACGCGCTATTGCACGCCAGCCGCGGCGGCCTCGACCCGATCTATTGCGACACCAGCCCCTGCACCCTGCGCCTGGTCCAGGACTTGGCCGACACCCGCCTGGACCTGTATGACCCGGTGCGCTTCATCCGTACTCACCTGCTCGAGCGCCTGGAGTTCACCCCTCAGGATGAACCGGTGGCCGTGCATGTGACCTGCAGCACCCAACACCTGGGCGAGAGCCAGGCGCTGATCGACCTGGCGCGACGCTGCAGCAAGCAGGTGGTGGTCCCCGAGGGCATCCATTGCTGCGGTTTCGCCGGCGATAAAGGTTTCACCACGCCGGAACTCAATGCCCACTCGCTGCGCAGCCTCAAGGACGCCGTGCAGTACTGCAGCGAAGGAATCTCCACCAGCCGCACTTGTGAGATCGGGCTGTCCAGCCACAGCGGCATCGACTATCACGGACTGGTTTACCTGGTGGACCGCGTCACACGTCCACGCAGCCTCTGATGTCGCTGAGGCCACCTAGTGGCCTCTTTATCGATGAACCCGCCTTCCACTGTGTGGAGCGGGTTTACCCGCGAAGAAGACACCACGCTTCCAGACACTAGCGCCACCAAATGGAACCCTGGCAAAGCCCGCGCAGTCCATCGTTACAGGCCCACCTACCAGAGGCCGTCACGAGGAGACACCCCATGAAAGGTACTGCGCTTTCCGCCCTGTTCGCGGCCGCAACCCTGCTGGCCTCGCCGGTGTTCGCCGACGAAGACCTCTGCACCACCAACCTGCAAAAAATCGACGACAACATGGCCACCCTCGGCACGACCTCCGAAGGCTTGGACAAAGCCATCACCGAGCGCGTCGACAAGGCCAAGGCCGCTCAGGCTTCCGGCGACACCAAGGAATGCATCGCCATCACCAGCCAGGTGCTCGAGCGCATGGAAAAATCCGAGAAAGGCAGTGGCTCCAGCAGCGGCAGCGGCTCCTGACGCGCAATCGGCGCAACTGTCGACGCATGGCACGCAAAGGCGTATACTGCGCTCACGTGTCGAAAGGCACGTCAGCTAGAGCTGAGTGTGGGGCCGATTAGGATTCGACGCCGGTATCGAAACTCTAGGTGCATGCCGAGTTGGTAACAGAACTCGTAAATCCACTGTTGCAACTTTCTATAGTTGCCAATGACGAAAACTACGAGGGCTACGCTCTCGCTGCGTAAGCAGCTGAGCCCGCTCTCCTGGTAGCTTCGGCTCCAGCAATCACCAGGGGATGCCTGTAAACCCGAAGTGATTGTCATACAGAACAGGATCGCCGCGTAGTACGTTGTGGACGAAGTGGCTAAAACTTACACAACTCGTCCAAAGCACCCTGCCCGTCGGGCGGCTGCGGATTAACTCAATAGACACGGCTAAGCATGTAGTACCGACAGCGGAGGACTGGCGGACGGGGGTTCAAATCCCCCCGGCTCCACCAATCACGCAAAAGGCACCTGGTCACCCAGGTGCCTTTTTTATGCCTGCATGCTGGCTCGATCAGCCTTCGGCCTGATCTTTCAGATCATCCAGCGCATCCACGATCGCTTCGTCGTTGTCGGACATCGCATCCTGCATGTCTTGCATCATGGTCTTCTGCACCTCGACCACTTTAAGCGCCAGCTCACGACCGTCCTTGGACCCCAAGATGATTGCCATCGCTTGTTCCGGGTGTTGGTTGGCGCGGATCATCAGGTCCAGCTCATCATCATCGAAGTGATCGGCATAGACCTCGACCATCGCGTCTTTCAAGGCGTCCTGCGGCAGGTTCTGGCGGACCACGTTGCGAATCTGCTCACGCCCGAGCATTGGGTACTGGTTGGCGTAGGCGGACGATGCAATGTCCACGATCACGCCATACTGCTCAGTCAGCCCTGTAGTCTTGATGAGCTCCTCAGCCTTGTCCTTGCTCGAGCCACAGCCCGTCAGCATGGCCGCACAGGCGGCAGCCATGACCAGTGTCCTTAAATCCATGAGTCCGATGTCCTTGTCTTGCGAGAGAGAAACCGCGCCTAGCGGCGATTGAGATGAAGGCCGACGATGACCACGAGCAGGACGATGACGCCCAGCACCGCGCCAACGGCAGGGAACATCGCCGCAGGCCAGATCACGCCACGACCGAGGTTGTAGGCGAAACTGAAGTGGGAGTATTGGCCGAACAGCCAGGAGTAGAGGGTATAGATCAGGCCGATGGCGAAGTAACCGGCAATGAGTTTTCCCTTGAGCGACATGGAGCTTCCTTATAGATGATGGCGCCATTGAACTGTTTCAAAAATTATCACCACAGTGATAGCAATTCAATGTCATCTATAAAGCTGCCGAGTCGAGAGCTGAGACGGCAATGCCATCAAAGCTCCCGCTCGGGCTTGCGGATCACCCCATCGAACGCACACCTACTTCCCCGCGCGCCTGCCCGCGAGTGGTGACAATCCCCAGGAAGGAAATCACCAATGCCAGGCCCAAGGTCGCCGTCACCTCTGCGCGGTGCTCCTCGGTGAACATCATCACGCCCAGGGCACAGGCGATGAAGATGATCACAGCCCAGGTCAGGTACGGGAACAGCCACATGCGGAACTTGAGCTCCGTGCTCTCGCGCTCCAGGCGGCGACGCATGCGCAGTTGGGAAATGGCGATGACCATGTACACCAGCAAGGCAATGGCACCGGAACTGGCAAGCAGAAACTCGAAGACACCCTTGGGCGCGAAGTAGTTGAGGATGGCGATGGCCGCACCGATCAGGGTGCTGCCGAACACCGCGGCGCGAGGTACGCCGACGCTGTTGGTCTTGTTCAGAATCGCCGGGGCGTCGCCGCGCTTGGCCAGGGAATACATCATCCGCGAGGCGATGTAGATCGAGGAGTTCATGCAACTGGTCACGGCCACCAACACCACCAGATCGACCATGAAGGCCGCATTGGGGATGTTCATGATTTCCAGGGCTCGCTGATAGGAACCCACCACCGCCAGTTGTGGGTCGTTCCACGGCACGACGGAGATGATCACGAAGATCGACAGGATGTAGAAGGTACTGATTCGCCAGATTACCGAACGGGTGGCCTTGGCGATGTTACGCGAAGGATCGCTGGATTCGGCGGCGGCGATGGTCACCGCCTCGGTGCCGATGAAGCTGAACATCACGGTGATGAAGGCGCCCACCACGGCGGACCATCCCTTTGGCGTGAAGCCACCGTGCTCGGCCATCAGCGTGCTCAGGCCGCTGACTTCACGGTTGGGCAGCCAACCCATCAGGGCGGCGAAGCCCAGGCCGATGAAACCGAGAATGGCCGTGACCTTGAGGATCGCGAACCAGAACTCGAACTCACCGTACTTGGCCACACTGAACAGGTTGGTGCCGGCCAGCAGCACAACCGAAAGCAGGGCGAAGATCCAGCTGTCCACCTGGGGGAACCAGGCATTGAGCACGTGCCCGGCGGCCAGGGCTTCGATCGGGATCACCAGGACCCAAAACCACCAGTACAGCCAACCAATGGTGTAACCGGCCCAGCGGCCGATGGCCTGTTCGGCGTAAGTGGAGAAAGAGCCGGTGTCAGGATGGGCGACTGCCATTTCACCGAGCATGCGCATGACCAGTACCACCAGGGTCCCGGCCACGAAATAAGAAAGAATGGTCGCCGGCCCGGCTGCCGCAATAGCGTGCCCTGAGCCTACGAAAAGTCCGGCCCCGATGATGCCAGCGATGGACAGCATCGTTACATGACGTGGCTTGAAACCTTGTGCAAGGTTGCCATCAGATCCCACGGTGTTCATTGATCTTGTTCTCTTTTTGCTGACACAAGGAAAGGACGGGCAGAGGTAGGCGAACAACTTCTCCTTTGAAAGAACGGTGACACAGCGCATCGCTTACGTGGTGTTGTTGAGGTTTTCACGTATCCAGGGCGACGCACCGACAAAATGCGGGGTCCACTTTAAGCCCGGGGGGGCGGCGGCAAAATACTCGAAAACGCCACGCAACTGTTCGATCACGACATGGCTTTGTTATGCAGGTCACGGTATCGAACAGCCCGCAATGAAGGCTCTGGAACGGGCGTTCCAGC
Protein-coding regions in this window:
- the gabP gene encoding GABA permease, yielding MNTVGSDGNLAQGFKPRHVTMLSIAGIIGAGLFVGSGHAIAAAGPATILSYFVAGTLVVLVMRMLGEMAVAHPDTGSFSTYAEQAIGRWAGYTIGWLYWWFWVLVIPIEALAAGHVLNAWFPQVDSWIFALLSVVLLAGTNLFSVAKYGEFEFWFAILKVTAILGFIGLGFAALMGWLPNREVSGLSTLMAEHGGFTPKGWSAVVGAFITVMFSFIGTEAVTIAAAESSDPSRNIAKATRSVIWRISTFYILSIFVIISVVPWNDPQLAVVGSYQRALEIMNIPNAAFMVDLVVLVAVTSCMNSSIYIASRMMYSLAKRGDAPAILNKTNSVGVPRAAVFGSTLIGAAIAILNYFAPKGVFEFLLASSGAIALLVYMVIAISQLRMRRRLERESTELKFRMWLFPYLTWAVIIFIACALGVMMFTEEHRAEVTATLGLALVISFLGIVTTRGQARGEVGVRSMG